One Campylobacter concisus DNA segment encodes these proteins:
- a CDS encoding AIPR family protein → MVSLDDFHQDFMQDIVSQAQSRGISKQEAFFESVCDSLVDEGELSQDYMIAEYNKRDMEVSGYDFDVERGKLSLLVHCFFQSDDIQTLIKAQIESKFKKLENFLLRSFEKLYDTMEEGFEHYSMAYNIYSYLIKNEIKKIRLIIITDGKITKNLASIPNKVLSGIDAEYRIIDIEFLYKIYTINNSKNNFDVEVDLPALVVDTPAKDYRSYLSVIDGRTIVEIYDTFGSRLLEQNVRTFLQFRGNVNKGLRNTIEYKPEMFFAYNNGITATANDVILQDGKIIKISNFQIVNGGQTVSAIYASSKNSKLDVSKIYVQMKLSVVADTEKQDEFVSKVSEYANTQNKINQSDFFSNSPFHKDFKECSRRNLAPAVDGIQVRTHWFYERVRGEYLNEQAYLSGTDKKKFQIENPKSQLIDKTFLAKSEIAWLQSPDIVSKGAQYSFMAFAKHITQMLEKDELCITSNYFKEAVSRIIMFKQVEKLVSYATWYNGGYRAQCVAYTLSYLSYYLEKNRLFLNFSKIWDEQKISNNLENIISIVASKIYTNITNPPEGNANIGQWCKKKLCWDSIKDIEISLEFDDEILSSAEEEKYIKKEARKDKKLDDNIEVQSFVVKFKDWDKILKYYEKDEIRHQISMKQMDILAKIANGSIGLPSIKQAIILYDLYENAIKEGFLI, encoded by the coding sequence ATGGTTAGTTTAGATGACTTTCATCAAGATTTTATGCAGGATATCGTGAGTCAAGCCCAAAGCCGAGGTATAAGCAAACAAGAAGCATTTTTTGAGTCGGTCTGTGACTCTCTTGTTGACGAAGGAGAGCTATCGCAAGACTATATGATTGCTGAATACAATAAAAGAGATATGGAAGTAAGTGGATATGACTTTGATGTAGAGCGTGGTAAGCTTAGCCTTCTAGTGCATTGTTTTTTTCAAAGTGATGATATACAAACTCTCATAAAAGCGCAGATAGAATCAAAATTTAAAAAGCTGGAAAATTTCCTTTTAAGGAGTTTCGAAAAACTTTATGATACTATGGAGGAGGGTTTTGAGCATTACTCAATGGCCTATAATATATATTCGTATTTAATTAAAAATGAAATTAAAAAAATCCGCCTTATTATTATAACAGATGGAAAAATTACTAAAAATTTAGCAAGTATCCCAAATAAAGTACTATCTGGCATTGATGCGGAATATCGCATCATAGATATTGAGTTTTTATATAAAATTTATACTATAAATAACTCAAAAAACAACTTTGACGTTGAGGTTGATTTACCGGCGCTTGTAGTAGACACGCCGGCGAAAGACTACAGATCTTATTTAAGCGTAATAGATGGCAGGACAATAGTTGAAATTTATGATACATTTGGCTCTAGACTTTTAGAACAAAACGTCAGAACTTTTTTGCAATTTAGAGGCAACGTCAATAAGGGGTTGCGAAACACTATAGAATATAAGCCAGAGATGTTTTTCGCATACAATAATGGCATAACTGCAACAGCTAATGATGTTATTTTACAAGATGGCAAAATTATAAAAATATCAAATTTTCAGATTGTCAATGGAGGCCAGACCGTATCGGCCATATACGCCTCAAGTAAAAATTCAAAGCTAGACGTATCAAAAATTTATGTTCAGATGAAACTATCTGTAGTTGCTGACACCGAAAAACAAGATGAATTTGTCTCAAAAGTTAGCGAATACGCAAATACTCAAAACAAGATAAATCAATCAGATTTTTTTTCAAACAGTCCTTTCCATAAAGATTTCAAAGAATGCTCAAGAAGAAATTTGGCACCAGCTGTTGATGGAATACAAGTAAGAACTCATTGGTTTTATGAGAGGGTAAGGGGTGAATACTTAAATGAACAAGCATATTTAAGTGGCACAGATAAAAAGAAATTTCAAATAGAAAACCCCAAGTCACAACTTATAGATAAAACATTTTTAGCTAAAAGCGAAATCGCTTGGCTACAATCGCCGGATATTGTATCAAAAGGCGCACAATATAGCTTTATGGCTTTTGCAAAACATATTACTCAAATGTTAGAAAAAGATGAGCTTTGTATAACGAGCAACTATTTTAAAGAAGCAGTATCTAGAATTATAATGTTTAAACAAGTTGAAAAACTTGTTTCTTACGCCACTTGGTACAATGGTGGTTATAGGGCACAATGCGTAGCCTATACCCTATCGTACTTATCGTATTATTTAGAAAAAAATAGATTATTTTTAAATTTTTCTAAAATATGGGATGAACAAAAAATATCTAATAATTTAGAGAATATAATCTCTATAGTTGCTAGCAAAATATATACTAATATAACTAACCCGCCAGAAGGCAATGCAAATATAGGTCAATGGTGTAAAAAGAAGTTGTGCTGGGATAGTATAAAAGATATTGAAATAAGTTTGGAATTTGATGATGAGATATTAAGTAGCGCAGAAGAAGAAAAGTATATAAAAAAAGAAGCAAGAAAAGACAAGAAACTTGATGACAATATAGAAGTTCAATCGTTCGTCGTTAAATTTAAAGATTGGGACAAGATTTTAAAATATTATGAAAAAGATGAAATAAGACACCAAATATCTATGAAGCAAATGGATATATTGGCAAAAATTGCAAATGGAAGTATAGGACTTCCTTCTATAAAGCAAGCTATTATTTTATATGATCTTTATGAGAATGCTATAAAAGAAGGCTTTTTGATATAG
- a CDS encoding PD-(D/E)XK motif protein, translated as MINPWNDMKNNTRRRVNGDNRYDIFWIVDLDGRYTFGIELDFCIKTSKKSIKFIGLNTLRKDFKDATKFYIALNNNSNWQLFVLVCNDIISLLNTCNNNENVLDNIETRLLKWKKFFILNDDDFGAERQMGLFGELSFLNNIAAKQVGFEEALSSWVGADFDKQDFLFNDCAVEIKTYKASKSPHVTISSAYQLYTTKEKLYLAVYSLSINSQGLSVEDIIKSIEVKVADVESFYKKLFSYGYKSNFQVELLKFKIDKILFFNVDNKFPKITSIDIDSRIHNVKYTVDLLKCNEFLLERIKL; from the coding sequence ATGATTAATCCTTGGAATGATATGAAAAATAATACCAGAAGAAGGGTTAATGGTGACAATAGATATGATATTTTTTGGATAGTGGATTTGGATGGAAGATATACTTTTGGCATTGAACTAGATTTTTGTATAAAAACTAGTAAAAAGAGTATAAAATTTATTGGTTTAAATACACTAAGAAAAGATTTTAAAGATGCTACCAAATTTTATATAGCACTAAACAATAATTCCAATTGGCAACTATTTGTATTGGTTTGCAACGATATTATTTCTCTTTTAAATACTTGCAATAATAATGAAAATGTTTTAGACAATATAGAAACAAGACTCCTAAAATGGAAAAAATTTTTTATTTTAAATGATGATGATTTTGGGGCAGAAAGGCAAATGGGGCTATTTGGTGAACTTAGCTTTTTAAATAATATTGCAGCTAAACAAGTTGGTTTTGAAGAGGCATTAAGTTCTTGGGTTGGGGCAGATTTTGATAAACAAGACTTTTTATTTAATGACTGCGCTGTTGAGATTAAAACGTATAAAGCTTCAAAATCACCACATGTTACAATTTCATCTGCTTATCAACTTTATACAACTAAAGAAAAATTATATCTCGCAGTATACTCTTTATCTATAAATTCGCAAGGACTTAGTGTTGAGGACATCATAAAGAGTATAGAAGTAAAGGTCGCTGACGTAGAATCATTTTATAAAAAGCTTTTTTCGTATGGCTATAAATCAAATTTCCAAGTAGAACTATTAAAATTTAAAATAGATAAAATTTTATTTTTTAATGTAGATAATAAATTTCCAAAAATTACTTCCATAGATATAGATTCCAGAATTCATAACGTAAAATATACGGTAGATTTATTAAAATGCAATGAATTTTTGTTGGAGAGAATAAAACTTTAA
- a CDS encoding Z1 domain-containing protein: MECSFYEEVFNFSKSSLTNKYSKQNEVLQEEDIDNEISRVKRFIKSDIKVDIFNQDGDFSDNDYEKLKDDLEKYFNVRMSTGLVIKGDEQKRRNTSWYSINTKANNSNFYWDRLEKFYKNFLPPQVIKTVDDDTDMIMNQIGDPRENEFSVYGMVVGHVQSGKTSNYASLICKAADIGYKFIVIVAGDKNNLRNQTQIRINEAFVGKNDSKIVGVGLDDLLNANRMQPISLTTEISDFNTRDAHKNSQGINFDNINTPVLLVIKKNASTLSNVIRWIKSHYNNKISKHAMLLIDDESDYASINTKEEDDPTTINKELRALLELFEKSSYVAYTATPYANIFIDHTIEDEQSVKIKNMNEHISKDLFPRDFIYALDAPTNYFGAEKIFIDNPDKYLIDINDYDEKIPLRHKKDHLISELPQSLYEAINVFILNVATRDLRGQIKHNSMLVNISRFSDVHEKIASLIDEYLKVLKNDINAFILLPNCVEQSRLILNLKDVFKTKFDIEFSWLEISKKLSEIATSILVIEVHQKSKKPLNYNTGERVNVIAVGGLSLSRGFTLEGLSVSYFIRNTIFYDTLMQMGRWFGYRQGYEDLCKIYIPEEIQTHFRFIIEATNELMYKFKEMAEDGLTPYNFGLAVRQDPNSQLQITAKNKMKNAEEKCISLDLSGKLIETVRFAKNPQLHDNNLNILKEFIESLNRGSKKGSATIYKNIDKMEILNFINNFSVIKAHMQLDFIRAYLEDKNTVWDVVLYGGKGVFLEKFGINMEERSKLQDRGDYIELGNRKLSAGDPEKALLDDEIYEQSKKEKRGDRSSFLRKNLKNPILMLHILDTKNNQIGFGCNILPAYGVCFPNDGVCSSSQTIKYFINKVCQEEMLLEFDELEEQDD; this comes from the coding sequence ATGGAATGTAGTTTTTATGAAGAAGTTTTTAATTTTTCAAAAAGTAGTTTGACCAACAAGTACTCTAAACAGAATGAGGTTTTACAAGAGGAAGATATTGACAACGAAATATCTCGAGTAAAAAGATTTATTAAGTCCGACATTAAAGTTGATATATTTAACCAAGACGGCGATTTTTCAGATAATGATTATGAAAAACTAAAAGACGACTTAGAGAAATATTTTAATGTAAGGATGAGTACGGGCTTAGTAATAAAAGGCGATGAACAAAAACGACGCAATACGTCTTGGTATAGCATAAACACAAAAGCCAATAATAGTAATTTTTACTGGGATAGATTGGAAAAATTTTATAAAAACTTCTTGCCTCCGCAAGTCATTAAAACTGTAGATGATGATACTGATATGATAATGAATCAAATTGGAGATCCAAGAGAGAATGAATTTAGCGTATACGGTATGGTTGTAGGGCATGTTCAATCTGGCAAAACTTCAAATTATGCTTCATTGATATGTAAGGCTGCCGATATTGGTTATAAATTTATAGTTATTGTTGCTGGAGATAAAAACAATCTTAGAAACCAGACTCAAATTCGTATAAATGAGGCTTTTGTTGGTAAAAATGACTCAAAAATAGTCGGGGTTGGACTTGATGATTTGCTTAATGCAAATAGAATGCAACCCATTAGCTTGACTACGGAAATAAGCGATTTTAATACAAGAGATGCACATAAAAACTCACAAGGTATAAATTTTGACAATATCAATACGCCCGTACTTTTGGTTATAAAGAAAAACGCAAGCACTCTTTCCAATGTCATAAGATGGATCAAGTCTCATTATAATAATAAAATTTCAAAACATGCCATGTTATTGATAGATGACGAGTCTGACTACGCTTCCATAAACACAAAAGAGGAAGACGATCCAACTACCATAAATAAAGAGCTAAGGGCTCTTTTGGAACTTTTTGAAAAAAGCTCCTATGTTGCATATACTGCCACCCCTTATGCAAATATTTTTATAGATCATACGATAGAAGATGAGCAAAGTGTAAAGATTAAAAATATGAATGAGCATATCTCTAAAGATCTTTTTCCAAGAGATTTTATATATGCCCTTGATGCACCGACTAATTATTTTGGTGCTGAAAAGATTTTTATAGATAATCCTGATAAATATTTAATAGATATTAATGATTATGATGAAAAAATTCCTTTAAGACATAAAAAAGATCACCTTATATCCGAATTGCCACAAAGTCTATACGAGGCTATAAATGTATTTATACTAAATGTGGCAACAAGGGATTTAAGGGGTCAAATTAAGCATAATAGTATGCTTGTTAATATTAGTCGTTTTTCTGATGTGCATGAAAAAATTGCTAGCCTGATAGATGAATATTTAAAAGTATTAAAAAATGATATTAATGCTTTTATTTTACTGCCAAATTGTGTAGAGCAAAGTAGATTGATATTAAACTTAAAGGATGTTTTTAAAACAAAATTTGATATAGAATTTTCATGGTTGGAGATTTCAAAAAAATTATCCGAAATAGCAACCAGTATTCTAGTAATAGAGGTTCATCAAAAGAGCAAGAAACCACTCAATTACAATACCGGTGAAAGAGTAAATGTCATTGCAGTCGGAGGACTTAGCCTGTCACGTGGCTTTACCCTAGAAGGACTCAGTGTTAGTTATTTTATAAGAAATACCATATTCTATGATACGCTTATGCAGATGGGTAGATGGTTCGGGTATAGACAAGGTTATGAGGATTTGTGTAAAATTTATATACCAGAAGAGATTCAAACCCATTTTAGATTTATTATTGAGGCTACAAATGAGCTTATGTATAAATTTAAAGAGATGGCGGAAGATGGTCTAACTCCTTATAATTTTGGACTAGCTGTCAGACAAGATCCAAACAGTCAATTACAAATTACAGCCAAAAATAAGATGAAAAACGCAGAAGAAAAATGTATTTCATTGGATTTAAGTGGAAAGCTAATAGAAACAGTAAGATTTGCTAAAAACCCACAACTGCACGATAATAATTTAAATATTTTAAAAGAGTTTATAGAATCACTTAATAGAGGTAGTAAAAAAGGAAGCGCCACTATATATAAAAATATAGATAAAATGGAAATATTAAATTTTATAAATAACTTTAGTGTTATAAAAGCACATATGCAGTTAGATTTTATAAGGGCATATCTGGAAGATAAGAATACAGTGTGGGATGTTGTTCTTTATGGAGGAAAGGGTGTGTTTTTAGAAAAATTTGGGATAAATATGGAAGAGCGCTCAAAATTGCAAGATAGAGGTGATTATATAGAACTTGGGAATAGAAAACTATCGGCAGGAGATCCTGAGAAAGCATTACTAGATGATGAAATTTATGAACAAAGCAAGAAAGAAAAAAGGGGCGACAGGTCTTCATTTTTAAGAAAAAATTTGAAAAATCCAATTTTAATGTTGCATATATTAGACACCAAAAATAATCAAATCGGATTTGGTTGCAATATATTGCCAGCCTATGGCGTTTGTTTTCCTAATGATGGTGTTTGTAGTAGCTCTCAAACTATTAAATATTTCATCAATAAAGTATGCCAAGAAGAGATGCTTTTGGAATTTGATGAGCTAGAAGAGCAAGATGATTAA
- a CDS encoding ATP-binding protein, whose product MDPIEINPNVANFIKSLRDIGYTFEVAVADIIDNSISAGANDIKIYAIQHPEPFFCILDNGAGMDEDELIEAMRLSSKNPDEKRDDIALGKFGLGLKTASFSQCKKLTVISKKCNQINIKQWDLDYISKSDKWLLLTPELSEYKNLEIFKDFYKNDNSTLVIWEDMDKIEQISECLEILREHLSLVFHQFLEGADGARKIKISINNNPLIPFNPFNPTHDATFIKFTEIIKYNEKEIKITPFILPHHSKVTSSEWEKYGGRGGYIKSQGFYLYRAHRLLVYGKWWGTLKSSDATKLVRIKIEISNDQDELWNIDVKKSIANPVAGLKEELKRVALYSIKDGVKPFSTRGRKINDKNVTRFWDLVCEDSKIYFAINKENPMHQKLLDLLDLQTRELFQLYLKSLEACIPLEAIQVQVQQNPHNFRQEDIISNTEAVKILEYLKNIGLSEDEIKKIEIFKKYKDPLDGM is encoded by the coding sequence ATGGATCCGATAGAAATTAATCCAAATGTTGCAAATTTTATCAAATCGCTTCGCGACATAGGGTATACTTTCGAAGTGGCAGTTGCAGATATAATTGATAACAGCATATCTGCTGGTGCAAATGATATAAAAATTTATGCCATACAACATCCTGAGCCGTTTTTTTGCATTCTAGATAATGGTGCGGGAATGGACGAAGATGAATTAATAGAAGCTATGAGGCTATCATCAAAAAATCCAGATGAAAAAAGAGATGATATCGCACTTGGTAAATTTGGTTTAGGTCTTAAAACGGCTTCATTTTCTCAATGCAAAAAACTTACCGTTATATCAAAGAAATGTAATCAGATAAATATTAAGCAATGGGACTTAGACTATATCTCTAAAAGCGATAAATGGCTACTTTTGACGCCTGAGTTGAGTGAGTATAAAAATCTTGAAATTTTTAAAGATTTTTATAAAAACGATAATTCTACTCTTGTCATATGGGAAGATATGGACAAAATCGAGCAAATTTCAGAATGTTTAGAAATACTAAGAGAGCATTTGTCTTTGGTTTTTCATCAATTTTTAGAGGGTGCTGACGGCGCAAGAAAAATAAAAATATCCATCAATAATAATCCGTTAATACCTTTTAATCCGTTTAATCCAACACATGATGCAACCTTTATAAAATTTACAGAAATAATTAAATACAACGAAAAAGAAATAAAAATTACCCCATTTATCTTACCGCATCATTCAAAAGTGACTTCATCGGAATGGGAAAAATATGGCGGAAGAGGTGGCTATATAAAATCTCAAGGTTTCTATCTTTATAGAGCCCACAGATTACTTGTCTATGGTAAATGGTGGGGAACTCTAAAATCTAGCGATGCGACAAAGCTTGTTCGCATAAAGATTGAAATTTCAAACGATCAAGACGAGTTGTGGAATATTGATGTAAAAAAGTCTATCGCAAATCCAGTTGCTGGCTTGAAAGAAGAGCTCAAAAGAGTTGCTCTATACTCCATAAAAGATGGGGTAAAGCCCTTTTCTACTCGTGGTCGTAAAATAAATGACAAAAATGTTACTAGATTTTGGGATTTAGTTTGCGAAGATAGCAAAATTTATTTTGCAATAAATAAAGAAAATCCAATGCATCAAAAATTATTAGATTTATTGGATTTGCAAACAAGAGAACTATTTCAGCTATACCTAAAATCACTTGAGGCATGCATACCATTAGAAGCTATACAGGTACAGGTCCAGCAAAATCCACATAATTTTAGGCAAGAGGATATTATTTCAAATACAGAAGCGGTTAAAATACTGGAATATCTAAAAAATATAGGACTTAGCGAAGATGAAATTAAAAAAATAGAGATTTTTAAAAAATATAAGGATCCGTTGGATGGAATGTAG
- a CDS encoding DNA cytosine methyltransferase gives MTYRVGSLFAGVGGVCQAFKNSNCNVVWANEIDKDACKTYRLNHVSTNLIEGDVKKLNGKNLSDIDILTAGFPCQPFSLAGHGRGFEDERGKLFFEVSRLLKELRPKAFFLENVKTIASHNNGETFKTIRNEIKRAGYSFIPFILNAAKYTDIPQGRERIYIVGFKDEDDYLFEKPIKENIKEAKQANLLSSKFKIPKETNKKPKSIKFFLDNSCVTLTDIYNDKNNKIHRKVIESVVDENIVYQYRRYYVRPNKSNVCPTLTANMGAGGHNIPIILDDGVIRRLTPKECFNLQGFSRDFILPSNISRAQLYKQAGNSVVVPMVEKIAKEIVAVLDGSDRN, from the coding sequence GTGACTTACAGAGTAGGAAGTTTATTTGCTGGAGTTGGTGGTGTGTGCCAAGCATTTAAAAATTCAAATTGTAATGTTGTATGGGCAAATGAAATTGATAAAGATGCTTGTAAAACTTACCGATTGAATCACGTCAGTACCAATCTCATTGAAGGAGATGTTAAAAAGTTAAACGGTAAAAATTTAAGTGATATAGATATATTAACAGCAGGTTTTCCTTGTCAGCCCTTTTCACTTGCTGGACATGGCAGAGGGTTTGAAGATGAGCGTGGTAAGCTTTTTTTTGAAGTATCAAGATTACTAAAAGAGTTAAGGCCGAAAGCCTTTTTTTTAGAGAATGTTAAAACCATAGCTTCTCATAATAACGGTGAAACTTTTAAAACCATTAGAAATGAGATAAAAAGAGCTGGATATTCTTTTATACCATTTATATTAAACGCTGCAAAGTATACAGATATACCACAGGGAAGGGAAAGAATTTATATTGTAGGCTTTAAGGATGAAGACGACTATTTATTTGAAAAACCTATAAAAGAAAATATAAAAGAAGCGAAACAAGCCAATCTGCTATCTAGCAAGTTTAAAATTCCCAAGGAAACAAATAAGAAACCAAAAAGTATAAAATTCTTTCTAGATAACTCGTGCGTTACCTTGACTGATATTTATAACGACAAAAATAATAAAATTCACCGCAAAGTGATAGAGAGTGTAGTGGATGAAAATATTGTTTATCAGTATAGACGCTATTATGTTCGCCCTAATAAATCAAATGTGTGCCCTACTCTAACTGCAAATATGGGTGCAGGTGGACACAATATACCAATTATATTAGATGATGGTGTAATAAGAAGATTAACCCCAAAAGAATGCTTTAATTTACAAGGCTTTTCAAGAGACTTTATACTCCCATCAAATATATCAAGAGCACAGTTGTATAAGCAGGCTGGAAATTCTGTTGTTGTGCCAATGGTTGAAAAAATTGCAAAAGAGATTGTAGCGGTGTTGGATGGATCCGATAGAAATTAA
- a CDS encoding site-specific integrase gives MNLSDSIIQSFVNSFMKVKLSKSIKEHSLLNKKLDVEFLNALNDYFKQSLIDGDLPQTLIKDISNIANTTGTLGSKDKESIGQTLLEKNILTLDYLVSKLEKSSVLFYDKREHFFLEDGSNDTKVTPTSFNAKDIASFQENIKELEDSGCLPITDGQIKAMAKRISETVYAILDQKYGSTSNLKLVKTKRCDRSIEDIIMDPNPPKNIKIKLDDESSFSMISPSVQMMEEYEIRHVPQGASYSSSHQVTALNLEDQKSLKDAFETFETNTKKVDKWSQDTQRLVGCVKKLLLLFFKEDAPVANITRDNLLEFRELLYKIPTKLAQKSRYKDKNLSQILKLSEKDDKLSEVTIQKYMIRVIQFFNYCFDSGYISRSITAKMNVKIDVDPSERAVLPYDVSEARKIFDIVTSIKQSGKSPSTRIEASELYYVTMIAAYSGMRIKEITQLHKEDIALKDGIYCFNINTNDSKTTKTKNSIRFVPIHSKLIDLGLLEYVNSKKNGNIFKVSNKDFSEIFRSQIQRKFIDKDSKKTFYSFRHYFIDYLVQREVEANLIAQIVGHEKQYKILLNTYAKPINANTLKAKIEMVSYDNE, from the coding sequence ATGAATCTTAGTGATAGCATAATCCAATCTTTTGTAAATTCGTTTATGAAAGTAAAGCTTAGTAAGAGCATCAAAGAGCACTCTCTTCTTAATAAGAAACTAGATGTAGAATTTCTAAATGCGCTCAATGACTACTTTAAGCAAAGCTTGATAGATGGTGACCTACCTCAAACTTTAATTAAGGATATAAGTAATATCGCTAATACTACTGGCACTCTTGGTAGTAAGGATAAGGAGAGTATAGGGCAAACTCTTTTAGAGAAGAACATACTAACACTTGACTATCTTGTATCAAAGCTTGAAAAGAGCAGTGTGCTCTTTTACGACAAACGTGAGCACTTTTTCCTTGAAGATGGCTCTAATGATACTAAAGTCACACCTACCTCATTTAACGCCAAGGATATAGCTTCGTTTCAAGAGAATATAAAAGAGCTTGAAGATAGTGGCTGTTTGCCTATTACGGATGGGCAGATTAAGGCTATGGCTAAGAGGATTAGCGAAACGGTTTATGCCATACTAGATCAAAAGTATGGCTCAACTTCAAATTTAAAGCTAGTAAAAACAAAGAGATGTGATAGAAGCATAGAAGATATAATAATGGACCCAAATCCACCAAAAAATATCAAGATAAAACTAGATGATGAGAGTAGTTTTAGTATGATCAGCCCTAGTGTTCAAATGATGGAAGAGTATGAGATAAGGCATGTGCCGCAAGGAGCGTCATATAGCTCTAGCCACCAAGTCACAGCCTTAAATTTAGAAGATCAAAAGAGTCTAAAAGACGCATTTGAAACTTTTGAAACGAATACCAAAAAGGTAGACAAATGGTCGCAAGATACGCAAAGACTAGTAGGCTGTGTAAAAAAGCTTCTGCTTTTATTTTTTAAGGAAGATGCACCAGTTGCTAATATAACTAGGGATAACTTGCTAGAATTTAGAGAGCTACTCTATAAAATTCCAACCAAACTAGCCCAAAAGAGCAGGTACAAAGATAAAAATTTATCTCAAATACTTAAGCTAAGCGAAAAAGACGACAAGCTCTCTGAAGTTACTATCCAAAAATACATGATAAGGGTTATTCAGTTTTTTAACTACTGCTTTGATAGTGGCTATATAAGCAGAAGTATAACTGCAAAAATGAACGTCAAGATAGATGTAGACCCTAGTGAGAGAGCCGTGCTTCCATACGATGTATCAGAAGCTAGAAAGATCTTTGATATAGTAACTAGCATCAAGCAAAGCGGCAAATCACCAAGCACAAGGATAGAGGCTAGTGAGCTATATTATGTCACAATGATAGCTGCATATAGTGGCATGAGGATAAAAGAGATCACACAGCTTCATAAGGAAGATATAGCCTTAAAAGATGGAATTTACTGCTTTAATATAAATACAAACGATAGTAAAACCACCAAGACTAAAAATAGCATTAGATTTGTGCCTATTCATAGTAAGCTCATAGATCTAGGTCTGTTAGAATATGTTAATAGTAAGAAAAACGGAAATATATTTAAGGTAAGCAACAAGGACTTCTCTGAAATTTTTAGAAGCCAGATTCAAAGAAAGTTTATAGACAAAGACTCTAAAAAGACCTTCTACTCTTTTAGACACTACTTTATAGACTATCTAGTGCAGCGCGAGGTAGAAGCTAACCTTATAGCCCAGATAGTAGGACATGAAAAGCAGTATAAAATTTTACTAAACACTTATGCCAAGCCTATTAATGCAAACACACTAAAGGCTAAAATAGAGATGGTATCGTATGATAATGAATAG
- the mobC gene encoding plasmid mobilization relaxosome protein MobC, whose translation MSKNVKDKVLSARITYQQYDKLSKIALELDMSRSEIISYLIDNGTVNSESIKKKELYPAIIANFARPFNNINQIAKKLNIAYKTSGNIALEVILRAQEDLYKIQSILTEILSLIRSRYDS comes from the coding sequence ATGTCAAAAAATGTCAAGGATAAGGTGCTCTCCGCAAGGATCACTTATCAACAATACGATAAGCTATCTAAAATAGCCCTAGAGTTAGATATGTCAAGATCAGAAATCATTTCCTACCTTATAGATAATGGCACTGTAAATTCTGAATCCATAAAAAAGAAAGAGCTATATCCAGCAATCATTGCAAATTTTGCTAGACCTTTTAATAACATTAATCAAATAGCAAAGAAACTAAATATAGCTTATAAGACCAGTGGTAATATAGCTTTAGAAGTGATACTGCGAGCACAAGAAGATTTGTACAAAATTCAATCAATCCTAACTGAAATTTTAAGCCTAATAAGGAGTAGATATGATAGTTAA